From a region of the Arvicanthis niloticus isolate mArvNil1 chromosome 6, mArvNil1.pat.X, whole genome shotgun sequence genome:
- the Wnt9b gene encoding protein Wnt-9b has translation MRPAPALALASLCLLALPAAAAAAAYFGLTGREVLTPFPDLGTAAAPAQAGAHLKQCDLLKLSRRQKQLCRREPGLAETLRDAAHLGLLECQFQFRQERWNCSLEGRTGLLQRGFKETAFLYAVSAAALTHALARACSAGRMERCTCDDSPGLESRQAWQWGVCGDNLKYSTKFLSNFLGPKRGSKDLRARADAHNTHVGIKAVKSGLRTTCKCHGVSGSCAVRTCWKQLSPFRETGQVLKLRYDTAVKVSSATNEALGRLELWAPAKPGGPAKGLAPRPGDLVYMEDSPSFCRPSKYSPGTAGRVCSRDSSCSSLCCGRGYDTQSRMVVFSCHCQVQWCCYVECQQCAEQELVYTCKR, from the exons ATGCGCCCCGCGCCCGCGCTGGCCCTGGCCTCGCTCTGCCTGCTGGCGCTGcctgccgctgccgccgccgccgcctacTTCGG CCTGACCGGTCGTGAGGTCCTCACACCCTTCCCAGACCTGGGCACAGCGGCAGCCCCGGCACAGGCTGGTGCCCACCTGAAGCAGTGTGACCTGCTGAAGTTGTCCAGGCGGCAGAAGCAGCTCTGCAGGAGGGAACCTGGCCTGGCTGAGACCCTGAGGGATGCTGCACACCTGGGGCTGCTGGAATGTCAGTTCCAGTTCAGGCAGGAGCGCTGGAACTGCAGCCTGGAGGGGAGGACTGGCCTGCTCCAGAGAG GCTTCAAGGAGACTGCCTTCCTGTATGCAGTGTCTGCAGCTGCCCTCACGCATGCGCTGGCCAGAGCCTGCAGTGCTGGGCGCATGGAACGTTGCACCTGTGATGACTCCCCAGGCCTGGAGAGCCGGCAGGCCTggcagtggggtgtgtgtggtgacaATCTGAAGTACAGCACCAAGTTCCTCAGCAACTTCCTGGGGCCCAAGAGAGGAAGTAAGGACCTGAGGGCGAGAGCTGACGCTCACAACACCCACGTGGGCATCAAG GCTGTGAAGAGTGGCCTGAGAACAACCTGCAAGTGCCATGGTGTGTCAGGCTCCTGTGCTGTGCGTACCTGTTGGAAGCAGCTCTCCCCATTTCGCGAGACCGGCCAGGTGCTGAAGCTACGCTATGACACGGCTGTCAAGGTGTCCAGTGCCACCAATGAGGCCTTGGGCCGTCTGGAGCTATGGGCACCTGCTAAGCCAGGTGGACCTGCCAAGGGCTTAGCACCTCGGCCTGGGGACCTGGTCTACATGGAAGATTCTCCCAGCTTCTGCCGGCCCAGCAAGTACTCTCCAGGCACAGCAGGCAGGGTGTGTTCTCGAGACTCAAGCTGCAGCAGCCTATGCTGCGGGCGAGGCTACGACACCCAGAGCCGCATGGTGGTTTTCTCCTGCCACTGTCAGGTGCAGTGGTGCTGCTATGTGGAGTGCCAGCAGTGCGCAGAGCAGGAACTTGTGTACACATGCAAGCGCTAG